The proteins below are encoded in one region of Pseudophryne corroboree isolate aPseCor3 chromosome 8, aPseCor3.hap2, whole genome shotgun sequence:
- the LOC134949861 gene encoding olfactory receptor 8D1-like has translation MNVTNETMTTYFIIRGISDVPVLQLPIFLLVLLIYLLTLGGNKTILLLVCLEPQLHTPMYFFLCNLSIMDISYSTVSLHKVLISFLTGDKTVSVPGCMSQMFIFTSLVCNELLILTAMSYDRYVAICNPLRYSAVMSPGVCAVLAGACWTLGFVASIPNTIVISRFTCYKTKEINHFFCDLVPLVKLSCNDNSLSEFLMFICGLFFATIPFLLTFIPYVFIVQTILNIRTGKQKAFYTCSSHITVVILLYLTLIYQYMRPASKDTLDSNKFSSLFNTAAVPMLNPLIYSLKNKDVKSALRRRWYQMTAQLEKRNRLAIEQKAQKHQKC, from the coding sequence ATGAACGTCACAAATGAGACAATGACAACATACTTTATTATTAGGGGCATATCAGATGTTCCAGTGCTTCAGCTTCCCATCTTCCTCCTGGTTCTTCTCATTTATCTCCTCACTCTTGGTGGCAATAAAACCATTCTACTACTGGTCTGCCTGGAACCTCAGCTCCACACTCCCATGTACTTCTTTCTGTGTAACCTGTCTATCATGGACATATCCTACAGTACAGTCTCATTGCATAAAGTCCTTATTAGCTTCCTAACAGGGGATAAAACAGTCTCTGTACCAGGATGTATGTCTCAGATGTTCATCTTCACATCCCTAGTGTGCAATGAACTGCTTATACTGACAGCAATGAGTTATGATCGCTACGTTGCCATCTGCAACCCGTTGCGTTATTCTGCAGTAATGAGCCCTGGTGTCTGTGCTGTTCTGGCAGGTGCCTGCTGGACGCTGGGCTTTGTAGCATCTATACCTAATACTATTGTAATATCCAGGTTTACTTGTTATAAAACAAAAGAAATAAATCACTTCTTCTGTGACCTTGTCCCTCTAGTAAAACTTTCCTGCAATGATAACTCGCTCTCTGAATTCCTGATGTTTATTTGTGGACTTTTCTTTGCCACCATTCCCTTTCTCCTCACTTTCATCCCTTATGTCTTCATTGTCCAGACCATACTGAACATCCGTACTGGGAAACAGAAAGCCTTCTATACATGTTCCTCACACATCACAGTGGTCATTCTCCTCTACCTGACCCTCATCTACCAATACATGAGACCAGCATCCAAGGACACCCTGGATTCTAACAAGTTTTCCTCACTGTTTAACACAGCTGCTGTCCCCATGCTTAACCCACTCATCTACAGCCTAAAAAATAAAGACGTAAAATCCGCCCTGAGGCGTCGGTGGTATCAGATGACCGCTCAACTGGAAAAAAGAAACAGACTTGCAATAGAACAAAAAGCACAAAAACACCAAAAATGCTAG